A single Cottoperca gobio chromosome 7, fCotGob3.1, whole genome shotgun sequence DNA region contains:
- the LOC115010802 gene encoding UDP-glucuronosyltransferase 2B20-like isoform X1: MLVTWQPQKEIQGHPITKAFVTVMGSYPALAFILLFSASLSSSCDGGKVLVYPVDGSHWLNMKILLEALHSQGHQITVLRSSTSWYISEFSPHYTSITITQEQSQNLESQEFMTSFLKRSIEIRRNKGSVWAFFEFYKNIFNMMEENQKGVAKLIVSIFENKILIKELKETGYDLFLTDPAFPGGVLLAHHLQLPLVFNVRWLFNGEAHFAIAPSPLSYVPQLFSDHSDKMDFFERVNNIIRHSMLVYMYHFVINPPYQAVCDHYFEPDVSVMSLIQGADLWLMRVDFTFEFPRPTMPNVVYIGGFQGKVSKPLQSDLEEFVQSSGEHGVVVMTLGTLLSDLGPDITEIVASAFANLPQKVVWRHIGKRPITLGNNTMLVEWLPQNDILGHPKTKVFVTHGGTNGIYEAIYHGVPVLGIPLIFDQNDNMVRLKSRGVAEIVDVTTLDVESLTSALKNILDPAKPYKQNMLKLSHLHRDKPMKPIDSAIFWIEYIMRHKGAAHLRTEAYKLPWYAYHCLDVMAGFVAFGLLIIALVWVSCRCLIRCLIMTKKSTSKSKNE, translated from the coding sequence TGATGGGGTCATATCCAGCGCTGGCGTTCATCctgctgttttcagcttctctgTCCTCCAGTTGTGATGGTGGGAAAGTGCTGGTTTACCCTGTAGATGGGAGCCACTGGCTAAACATGAAAATCCTGTTGGAGGCGCTTCATTCTCAGGGCCATCAAATCACGGTACTACGTTCCTCCACCAGCTGGTACATTTCCGAATTCTCACCCCATTACACCTCCATCACTATCACCCAGGAACAGTCCCAAAACTTAGAGAGCCAAGAATTCATGACCTCTTTCTTGAAGAGGTCAATAGAGATCCGTCGGAATAAAGGCTCAGTGTGGGCGTTTTTTgagttttataaaaacattttcaacatgatggaggAGAACCAGAAAGGTGTGGCAAAACTGATCGTCAGCATCTTTGAGAATAAGATACTAATTAAGGAGCTGAAGGAAACTGGATATGATCTTTTTCTGACTGACCCTGCATTTCCAGGTGGAGTGCTGTTAGCACACCATCTCCAGCTTCCCTTGGTTTTCAATGTGCGCTGGCTTTTTAATGGCGAGGCCCACTTTGCCATCGCTCCTTCACCTCTGTCCTACGTCCCTCAATTGTTCTCTGACCACTCTGACAAGATGGACTTTTTCGAGAGAGTCAATAATATAATCCGTCATAGTATGTTGGTTTACATGTACCACTTTGTCATAAATCCGCCTTACCAGGCTGTGTGTGATCATTACTTTGAACCTGATGTCAGCGTCATGTCACTCATCCAGGGAGCTGATCTCTGGCTAATGCGGGTTGACTTTACATTCGAATTTCCTCGTCCCACCATGCCCAATGTCGTCTACATCGGAGGCTTCCAGGGTAAGGTCTCCAAGCCTCTTCAATCAGATTTAGAGGAATTTGTGCAAAGTTCTGGTGAACATGGGGTGGTAGTGATGACTCTGGGGACCCTGCTGAGCGACCTCGGCCCTGATATAACGGAGATCGTCGCCTCGGCATTTGCCAACCTCCCTCAAAAGGTTGTGTGGAGACACATCGGGAAAAGACCCATCACTCTGGGAAATAACACCATGCTGGTTGAATGGCTGCCTCAAAATGATATACTAGGTCACCCTAAAACCAAGGTTTTTGTCACGCATGGGGGTACTAATGGAATTTACGAGGCCATCTACCATGGTGTCCCAGTTCTGGGCATTCCTCTCATCTTTGACCAGAACGACAACATGGTGCGTCTCAAGTCGCGGGGAGTTGCAGAGATTGTTGACGTGACGACCTTGGATGTTGAGTCTCTTACAAGTGCTCTGAAGAATATTCTAGACCCAGCTAAGCCATACAAACAGAATATGCTCAAACTGTCACATCTACATCGTGACAAACCAATGAAACCCATAGACAGTGCAATTTTCTGGATAGAGTACATCATGAGGCACAAGGGCGCAGCACATCTGCGCACTGAGGCGTACAAGTTGCCATGGTATGCCTATCACTGTCTAGATGTGATGGCAGGTTTTGTAGCATTTGGTTTGCTGATCATCGCTTTAGTTTGGGTTTCCTGTAGATGTCTCATTAGATGTTTGATAATGACCAAGAAGTCCACATCCAAGTCCAAGAACGAATAG
- the LOC115010806 gene encoding P2Y purinoceptor 1: MNYTCQTISFDFSGKFLPPVYILVFIIGLVANGWGLKSLLHNWKKLGNINVFVLNLGIADILYLLTVPFLVVYYVLKSKWIFGDAFCKITRFCFNLNLYGSIGFLTCISVYRYLAIVHPMRVMGRITVSHSVGISVLVWLFVSVQSLPDMFYTKTFGNKPGKCYETTGVTYVEDYLKYSVGWSLTGFFIPFLITLGCYGHVIVVLCRTNNTDKVLKQRCSKLLFILILLFSVCYIPYHVLKNLNLWSRVLSKQRICRKWSDAVYIAHQISRGLVCLNSALNPLVYLHGNEDIPAQLRRLLQPARRMFSRLFLSNSESVPVPQTADEVLP; encoded by the coding sequence GCAAATTTCTGCCTCCGGTTTACATCTTAGTCTTCATCATTGGTCTGGTAGCTAATGGATGGGGATTGAAGTCTTTGCTGCACAACTGGAAGAAACTGGGTAACatcaatgtttttgttctcaACCTCGGaattgctgatattttgtatctgCTCACGGTACCATTTTTGGTGGTGTACTATGTTTTGAAGAGTAAATGGATCTTTGGAGATGCGTTCTGCAAGATAACAAGATTCTGCTTCAACCTGAATCTATATGGCAGCATTGGGTTCCTTACGTGTATTAGTGTGTACCGGTACCTCGCCATTGTCCATCCGATGAGAGTGATGGGAAGAATAACTGTCAGTCACTCTGTGGGGATCTCAGTCTTGGTTTGGCTGTTTGTGAGCGTTCAAAGCCTTCCAGACATGTTCTACACTAAAACATTTGGAAACAAACCTGGGAAATGTTATGAAACCACCGGTGTGACTTATGTTGAGGATTACCTGAAATACAGCGTTGGATGGTCACTCACTGGCTTTTTCATCCCATTCCTCATCACTCTGGGCTGCTATGGACATGTGATTGTCGTTCTCTGTCGCACAAACAACACTGACAAGGTACTGAAACAGAGATGCTCGAAGTTGTTGTTCATATtgattcttctcttctctgtttgttACATCCCCTATCATGTATTGAAGAACCTCAACCTCTGGTCGAGAGTTCTGTCCAAACAGAGAATATGCCGTAAATGGTCTGATGCAGTGTACATCGCTCATCAGATAAGTCGGGGCCTTGTGTGTCTGAACAGTGCTCTCAACCCTCTGGTTTACCTCCATGGAAATGAAGATATTCCTGCTCAGCTCAGACGTCTACTCCAGCCAGCTCGTCGGATGTTCAGCCGTTTGTTTCTGTCAAACTCCGAATCTGTGCCTGTACCACAAACTGCAGATGAGGTTTTACCGTAg
- the LOC115010802 gene encoding UDP-glucuronosyltransferase 2B20-like isoform X2, with protein MGSYPALAFILLFSASLSSSCDGGKVLVYPVDGSHWLNMKILLEALHSQGHQITVLRSSTSWYISEFSPHYTSITITQEQSQNLESQEFMTSFLKRSIEIRRNKGSVWAFFEFYKNIFNMMEENQKGVAKLIVSIFENKILIKELKETGYDLFLTDPAFPGGVLLAHHLQLPLVFNVRWLFNGEAHFAIAPSPLSYVPQLFSDHSDKMDFFERVNNIIRHSMLVYMYHFVINPPYQAVCDHYFEPDVSVMSLIQGADLWLMRVDFTFEFPRPTMPNVVYIGGFQGKVSKPLQSDLEEFVQSSGEHGVVVMTLGTLLSDLGPDITEIVASAFANLPQKVVWRHIGKRPITLGNNTMLVEWLPQNDILGHPKTKVFVTHGGTNGIYEAIYHGVPVLGIPLIFDQNDNMVRLKSRGVAEIVDVTTLDVESLTSALKNILDPAKPYKQNMLKLSHLHRDKPMKPIDSAIFWIEYIMRHKGAAHLRTEAYKLPWYAYHCLDVMAGFVAFGLLIIALVWVSCRCLIRCLIMTKKSTSKSKNE; from the coding sequence ATGGGGTCATATCCAGCGCTGGCGTTCATCctgctgttttcagcttctctgTCCTCCAGTTGTGATGGTGGGAAAGTGCTGGTTTACCCTGTAGATGGGAGCCACTGGCTAAACATGAAAATCCTGTTGGAGGCGCTTCATTCTCAGGGCCATCAAATCACGGTACTACGTTCCTCCACCAGCTGGTACATTTCCGAATTCTCACCCCATTACACCTCCATCACTATCACCCAGGAACAGTCCCAAAACTTAGAGAGCCAAGAATTCATGACCTCTTTCTTGAAGAGGTCAATAGAGATCCGTCGGAATAAAGGCTCAGTGTGGGCGTTTTTTgagttttataaaaacattttcaacatgatggaggAGAACCAGAAAGGTGTGGCAAAACTGATCGTCAGCATCTTTGAGAATAAGATACTAATTAAGGAGCTGAAGGAAACTGGATATGATCTTTTTCTGACTGACCCTGCATTTCCAGGTGGAGTGCTGTTAGCACACCATCTCCAGCTTCCCTTGGTTTTCAATGTGCGCTGGCTTTTTAATGGCGAGGCCCACTTTGCCATCGCTCCTTCACCTCTGTCCTACGTCCCTCAATTGTTCTCTGACCACTCTGACAAGATGGACTTTTTCGAGAGAGTCAATAATATAATCCGTCATAGTATGTTGGTTTACATGTACCACTTTGTCATAAATCCGCCTTACCAGGCTGTGTGTGATCATTACTTTGAACCTGATGTCAGCGTCATGTCACTCATCCAGGGAGCTGATCTCTGGCTAATGCGGGTTGACTTTACATTCGAATTTCCTCGTCCCACCATGCCCAATGTCGTCTACATCGGAGGCTTCCAGGGTAAGGTCTCCAAGCCTCTTCAATCAGATTTAGAGGAATTTGTGCAAAGTTCTGGTGAACATGGGGTGGTAGTGATGACTCTGGGGACCCTGCTGAGCGACCTCGGCCCTGATATAACGGAGATCGTCGCCTCGGCATTTGCCAACCTCCCTCAAAAGGTTGTGTGGAGACACATCGGGAAAAGACCCATCACTCTGGGAAATAACACCATGCTGGTTGAATGGCTGCCTCAAAATGATATACTAGGTCACCCTAAAACCAAGGTTTTTGTCACGCATGGGGGTACTAATGGAATTTACGAGGCCATCTACCATGGTGTCCCAGTTCTGGGCATTCCTCTCATCTTTGACCAGAACGACAACATGGTGCGTCTCAAGTCGCGGGGAGTTGCAGAGATTGTTGACGTGACGACCTTGGATGTTGAGTCTCTTACAAGTGCTCTGAAGAATATTCTAGACCCAGCTAAGCCATACAAACAGAATATGCTCAAACTGTCACATCTACATCGTGACAAACCAATGAAACCCATAGACAGTGCAATTTTCTGGATAGAGTACATCATGAGGCACAAGGGCGCAGCACATCTGCGCACTGAGGCGTACAAGTTGCCATGGTATGCCTATCACTGTCTAGATGTGATGGCAGGTTTTGTAGCATTTGGTTTGCTGATCATCGCTTTAGTTTGGGTTTCCTGTAGATGTCTCATTAGATGTTTGATAATGACCAAGAAGTCCACATCCAAGTCCAAGAACGAATAG